One Thiocapsa sp. genomic window, CATAATGATCTTTCCATTTAACCCACTCACCCAGTCGACAACAAACGATAAGACTCACATTGGTGACTTGTGCAACGCACTCAAATAACGGGGTTAGATCGTAAGTCGGAGGTTGAACGCCACCAACATAAAGCAACTTTAAATTTTCGGATTGTTTACGCTGGGATACCTGCGTATGTTCTCGGGCAGGTGGAATACACCCTGGCGGCAAGGCGCTGAGTCGCGAGGCTGGCCAAGCTGTTGGCAAGTGTTCCGCCATGCCTCTTGAGGGTAGAAATAGATGAGTAACGACTTGGCGATACCACCACCAATCATACCAATAGAGCGGAACCGTCAACATTCTTCCCACCAATGGTAGCATGGTTCGGTAGGCTTTGAACCGCCAGAAGACATCACGATAAAATAGGCCTACGGGAATCTTGGCTGCGCGAACCTTCCTAAGAAACCAAAAATCCGTGATCGGATAAGCAGGAAAGCGGTTCCGCTCAGTAAGTAGCGTTGGAATAGAGCGCGACTCTGAATACAAAAAATCAAAACGTCGGCCGTTTTCCAAATCAGTGATGATGCGGTTAATTGCGCGTCGACGCTCCGCGCCATAACCGACGACAGCCTCTACTTCAAAGCCTGTTTCATAAAAAGCCTCCAATAGACGGTACGGACGGACCTGGCTACCGGAACGTCCATCAGCCATAACAGGCCCTGGATGATGAAAAATAACCGAAGCGCTCTGAGTTGTATCAGGCATCTAATCAAGATGATCCAATGTCACATAAATGATTACGAGCGGCCCTCAAATAGTCGTACGAACACTGACCTCGTGGAGAGACACCGTTAGACTCCGCACAGTATCTCAGCAATCTTAGGACCAGCGTCCCCGCTACCAAAGAACAAAGCCATTCCGAGATCTGATGCATCCAGACCCCACACGATTGCCTCATAGATCGCCTGTGGTGTCGTGCCGGCCAGCACCGCCGCATGAGACTCAACCAGTTCCACCCACTCGGTCTCCTCCCGCAAGACCGCGCAGGGAACCCGATGGAAGAACGCCTCTTTTTGCACCCCACCGGAATCGCTCGCAATGACCGCAGCGTGCTTCTCCAACATCACCATATCCAGGTATCCAAGCGGATCGCAAAGCAACAGAGTGTGGGCCACCTGCTGGAAAAGATCCGCGCGAAGCAATGCAGCTCGGGTACGCGGATGCAGCGGCAAGACTACCGGGCGCTCTCGGGCCGCCAGCATGAGCCCGCGCATGATTGCATCCAACCGTTCCGGATCGTCGGTGTTACCCGCGCGGTGGACGGTCGCCAGCACATAGCCGCCGTGAGTGAGATGCAACCGGTCCAGGATCACACTACCCTGCTCCGCCTTCATGGCATAGTACCGCGAAGCATCGTACATCACATCGCCGACCGGACGTATCCTTTCGTCCGCGATGCCTTCGGCCCGCAGATTCAGCACGGCAGTCGCGGTCGGTGTGAATAGCAAATTAGCAGCATGATCGGTAAGGATCCGGTTAATTTCCTCCGGCATATGCCGATTGAATGATCGCAAACCTGCCTCGACGTGCGCGATCGGGACATTGAGCTTGACCGCCGCCAGGGCGCCCGCGAGCGTGGAGTCGGTGTCGCCGTAAACCAATACCCAGTCCGGCCGCTCAGCGAGCAAGACCGTTTCGATGGCCTCGATCATCCGGCCCGTATTCTGACCATGGGTGCCCCCGCCGATACCAAGATGGTAGTCCGGACGCGGGATCTCCAGTTCATCAAAAAAGACCTCGCTCATGTTGGCATCGAAATGCTGTCCGGTATGGATGAGAACCTCGCACGCATCCGCGCAATGCTCACGCAGAGCACGCGAGACTACGGCGGCTTTGATGAACTGTGGACGGGCGCCGATGACAACGACGATTTTCATAGGTAAGGTCTTCATCGAGTATTTGATTGTGGCCATTGAAGCCTAAACGATAATGGCCTGGTACAACTCGCGTTCCTGCGGACTAGCAAGCTGAGTATTGTGCCAGAGCAGCGTGAAGTCACCATCAACAGTCTCGCAGGCACGCTTGAGTTTCATGAATGCCTCGTAAGCCGCTGCCGTCGTGCCAAGGCCCATGTAGCGCTCGGCCATCACAGTACATTCCATCGCGATCAGTGGGCGGATGCGCAGTTTGAGGGCTTGGCTTCGCACAGGGTCGAAGGCGGGATATTCGTGGCACGTCCCGCACCGAAAGCCGGGGCGGTCGGCGTAGCTCAGGGTGCTATCGTAGGTCATGCCCGCTTGTTCCAAACCGAGCAAGGTCGTCGGCATTTCCCAGCGCAAATAGTGCATGCGCCCACCCCATTCGGCTTGCTCGATCCCTTCCTCCGCGCAGACGCCCTTAAGCCGGGTGGCTTCGGCCTCGATGGTTAGCGGATTATGGTAACTATTGTAACTGGGATGCAAACCGATCTCGTGACCACGCACATGGATGTGGCGCAACAGT contains:
- a CDS encoding glycosyltransferase, which encodes MPDTTQSASVIFHHPGPVMADGRSGSQVRPYRLLEAFYETGFEVEAVVGYGAERRRAINRIITDLENGRRFDFLYSESRSIPTLLTERNRFPAYPITDFWFLRKVRAAKIPVGLFYRDVFWRFKAYRTMLPLVGRMLTVPLYWYDWWWYRQVVTHLFLPSRGMAEHLPTAWPASRLSALPPGCIPPAREHTQVSQRKQSENLKLLYVGGVQPPTYDLTPLFECVAQVTNVSLIVCCRLGEWVKWKDHYAHLVDGRVEVVHVFGGALADLYSSADVFALLRNPDAYLDFAVPVKLFEAIGYALPIVTTAGTEAARLVAKQDLGWVVENASALVALLKTLAEDRELVREKQASVVLAAQQQSWRSRVEEIACQLKGYRI
- the wecB gene encoding non-hydrolyzing UDP-N-acetylglucosamine 2-epimerase, encoding MATIKYSMKTLPMKIVVVIGARPQFIKAAVVSRALREHCADACEVLIHTGQHFDANMSEVFFDELEIPRPDYHLGIGGGTHGQNTGRMIEAIETVLLAERPDWVLVYGDTDSTLAGALAAVKLNVPIAHVEAGLRSFNRHMPEEINRILTDHAANLLFTPTATAVLNLRAEGIADERIRPVGDVMYDASRYYAMKAEQGSVILDRLHLTHGGYVLATVHRAGNTDDPERLDAIMRGLMLAARERPVVLPLHPRTRAALLRADLFQQVAHTLLLCDPLGYLDMVMLEKHAAVIASDSGGVQKEAFFHRVPCAVLREETEWVELVESHAAVLAGTTPQAIYEAIVWGLDASDLGMALFFGSGDAGPKIAEILCGV